The following is a genomic window from Niveispirillum cyanobacteriorum.
GCCGCACCTGCCGCAGCATGAGGTCTATTGGCGGCTGCATTTCGCCATGGGCGTGCAGCATTCGCTCTACACCGACATGAAGCGTCTCGAGACACTGTCGGGCGGCCTGTGCCAGTTGGATGATCTGGAGGCCGTGGCCGCGCGCGTCATCGATTATGTGACGGCGGGTTTGGAAGCACCGTTTACGGCCAAGGGGTGACAGGGTTTGTCGCATGCGGCCCATTGGGCCGCATGCGACACCCTTTTTACAGTAACGGCGCCGTCGCCTGTTCCAGCCAAGCCAGATCATCGCCCGAGACCAGCGGCGACAATTCCGCCTTCACCCGCGCGTGATAGCCGTTGAACCAGTCGCGCTCCTCCGTGGTCAGCAGGTCGCGGTCGACCATGCGGCGGTCGATGGGGCAGACGGTCAGCGTCTCAAAGCCCAGCATCGGTCGCTCGGCACCCGGTATGGCCACCGGCACCACCAGTTCCAAATTCTCCATGCGCAGGCCGTAGGACCCGGCCAGGTAATAGCCCGGCTCGTTGGAGAAGATCATGCCGGGCAGGATGGTAACGCTGTTCAGCTGCTTGCCGATGCGCTGCGGCCCTTCATGCACTGACAGGTAGCTGCCGATGCCATGGCCCGTGCCATGGTCGTAATCCAGACCTTGCTGCCACAGGAACTGGCGCGCCAGACTATCCAACTGGCTGCCGGCGGTGCCGGCGGGGAAACGGGCGCGGTTCAGCGCGATATGCCCCTTCAGCACCAGGGTGAAATGCCGGCGCGCCTGCGCCCCGACATCACCGACGGCCAGGGTGCGGGTAATGTCGGTGGTGCCGTCCAGATACTGCCCGCCACTATCCAACAGGAAGACGCTGTTGTTCTCAATCCGGCGGTTGGTGGCTGGCGTTGCCCGGTAATGTACGATGGCACCGTTGGGACCAGCCCCGCTGATCGTCTCAAAGCTGGGGCCCCGGAAATCGGCAGCACCCTGGCGGGCCTTGTGCAGCTTCTCCACCACGGTCAGTTCGTCCAACTCACCCTTCGGCGCCTCTTCATCGAACCAGCGCAGGAAACGCACCAGAGCGGCGCCGTCGCGGCGATGGGCAGCCTTGGCCCCCTCAATCTCCGTCTGGTTCTTCACGGCCTTGGGCAGGACGCAGGGATCGCCCCCCTGGTCCAGCTTGGCCCCTGCCTGGGCCAAACGGTCCACCACCCAAAGGGCGGCGGTGCCTCCATCCAGGCGGACCTTGGCTCCCTCCGCACCCAGGGCGTCCAGCGCACCGGCCAATTCATCAGGCGCGCGGATCGACACCTGATTGCCCAGATGCTCCTCCAGGCCCGGCGCCAATTTACGACGGTCCACGAACCAGTCGACGTTGCCGTCGGCACGAATCGTGGCAAAGGACAAAGGCAGCGGCGTGCAGGGCACGTCGGCCCCGCGCACATTCAACAGCCAGGCAATACTGTCCGGCTGGGTCAAAACGGCAGCATCGGCCTTCAGTTTGGCCAGTGCCTGCGCGATATCGGCGCGCTTCTCTGATGCGGACCGACCGGCGGCAGACAGCGGCTGGATATTGACCACGCCCAGCGGGGCGGGCGGCTGGTCTCCCCAGACGGCGTCAACCGGGCTGCCCTCGGTCGCCACCAGCTCCACACCGGCGGGCGTCAGGCTGGCGCGCATCTTGTCGGCCCAGGCGCCCGTATGCATCCAGGGATCAAAGCCCAGCTTGGCCCCCGCCGGCAGGTTGGCCGCCGCCCAGTCGCCGTGAAATTCCTCGATCAGGTGATGATAGCTGAACAAGCCCGGCGACACTTCCTGCCGCGCCTGGATCGTATAGCGGCCATCAATGAAGATGGCGGCCTTGTCCAGCAGTACGAGGACGGCACCTGCCGATCCGGTGAAACCGCTGATCCAGGCCAGACGGCTGCCGCGCAGGGGCACATATTCACCCTGATATTCATCGGCGCGCGGTACCACGAACCCGTCCAGGCCCCGGCGCTTCAACTCGGCGCGAAGGGCCGCCAGCCGGGCCGCATGGTCGCCCTTGGCCGGATCGGCGGGTCGGTCGATGGTGGCCCGCAAGGCCGTCAGCTGCTCCGACGTCGCGTCCGACCGGCGGGCCGAAACAAGGTCCAGCCAGGCATCGGGCAGTTCGCCATCGGGCGCGGCATTGACCCCGGCGATCAGGTCCCGGATGGACGCAACCGAGCGGTCAATCCCGTCGGCACGCAACAGATCGGCCAGGGTGGCGTCGCCCTGGTAGGCAACAGTATGGAGGCTGACAGACACTTTATGGCTCCCGCGAGCTTTATTGGTGCCGCCACGCTAGTGCGGCGGGCGCGGGCGCGCAAGGGGCGGGCATATCAGTATCGGAGTGGAAAACTAGGCCGCCGCTGAGGGGGCATCAAAGCACTGGTGCCGGCTGTCAGGATTGAACTGACGACCTACCGCTTACAAGGCGGTTGCTCTACCACTGAGCTAAGCCGGCGATCCAGGCGGGTTGCCGGAGGGAGAACCCCTCCGGCGAACGGGCGGGGACATTAGCGTCGCCGAGCGACCTCGTAAAGAGCTACGGCGGCTGCCGTCGAAACATTCAGGCTGCCGACAGGGCCGCCGGTAGGCAACTTAGCGATTTCGTCGCTGCGCTCACCCGTCAGACGGCGGATGCCATCGCCTTCAGAGCCCAGAATCAGGGCCGTGCGGCCCGACAGATCGACCTCATGCAGGTGGCGGGCACCCGATTCGGCCAATGCGACGGTCCAGAAGCTGGCGGCCTTCAGCTGATCAATGGCGCGGGCCAGGTTGGTGACACGCACCAGCGGCACCGCCTCCACCGCGCCGGACGCCGTCTTGGCCAGGGTGCCGGTCACAGGCGGGGCATGGCGGTCCTGCACGATTACCGCCTTGGCACCAAAGGCGGCGGCGGAACGCAGGACGGCGCCGACATTGTGCGGGTCCGTCACCTGATCCAGCACGACCACAAGGGCCAGCGGGTCGTCGGCGGCGGCATCGACAATATCCTCAATCTCCACTTCGGGCAGCGGCGCGCAGGATAGGGCCACGCCCTGATGCACGGCGCCGGGCGGCAGCAGCTTGTCGATCTCTTCCTTTTCCACCAGACGCGGCTCGGGCCGGTCCAGTTCGGCGTCGGACGCCTTCTGGAACGCCTCCTCCAGCGCCTCCAAGCCTGATTCGGTGACGAACAGGTCGCGGATCTTGCGACGCGGGTTCGTCCAGGCCGCTGAGGCTGCATGCACGCCATAAAGCAGATTATGCTTGTTGAGTGCCGGACCGGTGGTGGCGCGCAGGGGCGTGGGTTCGAAACCCAGTTCCTCCGCAGCGCTCATCGGGCGGCGGCGTTCAGCCCCGCCGCGGTCCTGGCCGGAGCCAGGACGGCGATCGTCGCGCCGCTCATCACGACGGTCATCCCGGCGGTCGTCGCGCCGTTCGGCACGCGGCCCACGCGGCGGGCGGGCATCGCTGCCCGTGCGCGCGCCACGCGTATCATCATCACGGCGGGGGCCGCGAGGCGGGCGCGCGTCGCCGTCGCGGGCGGGCTTGGCAAAGCCGGGCTTGCCGCCGGCCTTGGGGCCGCGCGCCGCGCGGGCATTGTCATCGTCACGACGGGTATCGCGCGAGGGGGAGCGGGCGCCGGGGCGTCCGGCGCCGCTACCGCTGGCGCCGCCTTTGCCACCGGGGCGACCGGATTTAGGGGAGGGGGGTCGGTTTCTCATTTACGCACTTTCGTTCAAACCCAGGATTTCCGCCAGCGGATAGAAAGAATGAAGACGCATGTCAGATTGGCGTTGACAGGGGCGATTTAATCCTTATAACCCGCACTCCGTTCAGGCCGCTGGCCGAGAACGGCACCGCGGAAGGGTGGCCGAGTGGTTAAAGGCAGCAGACTGTAAATCTGCCCGCATAGCGTACGCTGGTTCGAATCCAGCCCCTTCCACCAGTTCAGGCGCGCCTCAGAATATGGGGCGCGCCGTTCTGCTTGTGGTGACGTTGTCGGGCGGTGGGCGAACGACCCGTGCGGGTGTAGCTCAATGGTAGAGCAGAAGCCTTCCAAGCTTACGACGAGGGTTCGATTCCCTTCACCCGCTCCATACCGAACCTCTTCCACGACCCGGCGTCTTCTAGAGATCGCAGCAGGCAAGGGCACAGGATACCATGGCTAAGGCAAAGTTTGAGCGGACGAAGCCGCACTGCAACATCGGCACCATCGGTCACGTTGACCATGGCAAGACGTCGCTGACGGCCGCCATCACGAAGGTGCTGGCCGAAAAGGGCGGCGCCACGTTCACGGCGTACGACCAGATCGACAAGGCGCCGGAAGAGAAGGCCCGCGGCATCACGATCTCGACCGCTCACGTCGAGTATGAGACGGACAACCGTCACTATGCCCACGTGGACTGCCCCGGCCACGCCGACTATGTGAAGAACATGATCACCGGTGCCGCGCAGATGGACGGCGCGATCCTGGTGTGCTCGGCCGCTGACGGCCCGATGCCGCAGACCCGCGAGCACATCCTGCTGGCCCGTCAGGTCGGCGTGCCGGCCCTGGTCGTGTTCCTGAACAAGATGGACCTGGCCGATCCGGATCTGGTTGAGCTGGTTGAGCTGGAGCTGCGCGAGCTGCTGACCTCCTACGGCTTCCCCGGCGACGACATTCCGATCGTCCCCGGCTCTGCCGTTTGCGCTCTGAACGACACGAACCCGGAAATCGGTCGTGAAGCCGTTCTGAAGCTGATGGCCGAGGTTGACCGGTACATCCCGCAGCCGGAGCGTCCGATCGACAAGCCGTTCCTGATGCCGATCGAAGACGTGTTCTCGATCTCGGGCCGTGGCACCGTGGTGACGGGCCGCGTCGAGAAGGGCATCGTCAAGGTCGGTGAGGAAGTCGAGATCGTTGGCCTGAAGGCCACCGTGAAGACGACCGTGACCGGCGTTGAAATGTTCCGCAAGCTGCTGGACCAGGGCCAGGCTGGCGACAATATCGGCGCGCTGCTGCGCGGCACGAAGCGTGAAGACGTCGAGCGCGGTCAGGTTCTGGCCAAGCCGGGTTCGATCAACCCGCACACGGACTTCGAGGCCGAGACCTACATCCTGACGAAGGAAGAAGGCGGTCGTCACACCCCGTTCTTCGCCAACTATCGTCCGCAGTTCTACTTCCGCACCACGGACGTCACCGGTTCGGTGACCCTGCCGGAAGGTACGGAAATGGTGATGCCCGGCGACAACATCCGCTTCGCCGTGAAGCTGATCGCCCCTATCGCCATGGACGAAGGTCTGCGCTTCGCCATCCGTGAAGGCGGTCGTACCGTCGGCGCCGGCGTCGTGTCGAAGATCGTCAAGTAAGTCGACGGCCCTCGGGCTGTTGATGGGGAAGGGCCGCTGGTGACAGCGGCCCTTTTCCTTTTGTAGGAAGGCTTTGCCGGGAACGGCGATGGTTTTCCGGGAATGCGGTGGGCGCAATGATCCCCTGCAACGGCTGTCAGCAATCGGTGCAAACTGGTTGTTGCGTTGCGGGCGCAACTGCGCTATCAACCCGCACTCCCCGGGACCGCTCGGGGCGATGGTGATGTTTTGTCACTGACGCCCGGAATGGAACCGACGGTGTAGGAGTGTAGCTCAACTGGTAGAGCACCGGTCTCCAAAACCGGGGGTTGGGGGTTCGAGCCCCTCCACTCCTGCCATCCCTTCAACAAGGATGGCCCCCTGCCGAAGTCCGGCCCCCAGCCGGTGCCAGTGCCAGGGTGACAACACGGTATGTGCATTCAGGAATGATGGCCAACGCCGACATGGCTAAAACCAATCCCGCAGAATTCTTGCGCGAGGTGCGCCGTGAGGTCGCCAAGGTCACTTGGCCGACGCGGAAGGAGACGCTTGTCTCGACCGCCATGGTCTTCGTGATGGTGATCCTGGCCTCTGTCTTCTTTCTGACGGTGGACCAGATCCTCGGATTCGGCATTCGCCTCATTCTTGGTATCGGGGGCTGATCCCATGGCCATGCGTTGGTACGTCGTCCACGTCTATTCCGGCTTCGAAAAGAAGGTCGCTCAGGCGGTTCGTGAGAAGGCTGCGCAGAAGGGCTTGGAAGAGCTGTTCGGTGACATCCTGGTCCCGACCGAAGAGGTTGTGGAAGTGCGCCGTGGCGCAAAGATCAACTCCGAACGCAAGTTCTTCCCCGGCTATGTGCTGGTGAAGATGGAGCTGACGGATGACACCTGGCATCTGGTGAAGAATGCGCCGAAGGTGACGGGTTTCCTGGGCGGCGGCGGCAAGCCGCAGGCCATTTCGGAAACCGAGGCGCTGCGCATAATGAATCAGGTGCAGGAAGGTGTGGAGCGGCCCAAGCCCTCCATCACCTTCGAGGTGGGCGAGAATGTCCGTGTCACGGACGGTCCCTTCACCTCCTTCACCGGTCTGGTGGAAGAAGTGGACGAAGACAAGTCCCGCCTCAAGGTTGCCGTGTCGATCTTCGGCCGCGCCACCCCGGTGGAACTGGAATATACCCAGGTCGAAAAGATCTGACGAGTTTCCGACCGATGGCTTCCATCGGTCGGTTCACGTGTGGGAGGTCATGCCCGTAAGTCCAAGGGCGGCCGCACCACGCAAATCCCATGACGGAACGGCCCGGCCCTCCGTCAGACTATGAGGATCATCATGGCGAAGAAAATCGTCGGCTATATCAAGCTGCAGGTTCCGGCCGGCAAGGCCAACCCCAGCCCGCCCATCGGTCCGGCGCTGGGTCAGCGCGGTCTGAACATCATGGAGTTCGTCAAGCAGTTCAATGCGAAGACGGCCCAGCTGGAACAGGGCATGCCCATTCCGGTCGTGATCACCGCCTATGGTGACCGTACCTTCACGTTCGTGACCAAGACCCCGCCGGTGACCTACTTCCTGAAGAAGGCCTCGGGCATCACCAAGGGCTCCGCCACGGTTGGCAAGTCCGCCGCCGTCGGTAAGGTGACCACCAGCCAGATCCGCGCCATCGCTGAACAGAAGATGGTCGATCTGAACGCGAACGACGTCGAAGCCGCGATGACCATGATCGTCGGTTCCGCCCGTTCCATGGGTCTCGAAGTGGTGGAGGGCTGATCATGGCCATCGGTAAGCGTCTGAAGAAGGCCAACGGCAACGTTGACCGCGCTAAGTTCTACGCCCTGGGCGACGCCGTCGCCACGGTGAAGAGCAATGCCACCGCCAAGTTCGACGAAACCGTCGAAATCGCGATGAACCTGGGCATCGACCCGCGTCACGCCGACCAGCAGGTCCGTGGCATGGTGGTTCTGCCGAACGGTACCGGTAAGACCGTCCGCGTCGCCGTGTTCGCCCGCGCCGCCAAGGCCGAGGAAGCCAAGGCCGCTGGTGCTGATCTGGTCGGCGCCGACGATCTGGCCGAGCAGATTCTGGCCGGCAACATGGACTTCGACCGTTGCATCGCCACCCCGGACATGATGGGCGTGGTCGGTAAGCTGGGTAAGGTCCTGGGCCCCCGCGGTCTGATGCCGAACCCGAAGCTGGGCACCGTGACCCCGAACGTCGCCGAGGCCGTCAAGGCTGCCAAGGGCGGTTCGGTTGAGTTCCGCGCCGAGAAGACCGGTATCGTGCATGCCGGCGTCGGCAAGGCCAGCTTCTCTGCCGAAGCTCTGGAAGAGAACGTCAAGGCGTTCGTTGCCGCGATCAACCGCGCGAAGCCCGCTGGCGCCAAGGGCACCTATGTCGAGAAGGTCTCGCTGTCCTCCTCGATGGGCCCGGGCCTGAAGCTTGACGTGCAGGCGCTGGTCGCAGCCCTGAACGCCTAAGTTTGAAAAACGAGTTTCCCTTATCCGGTTTCGGCCGGATAAGGGACCGGGTCTCCAAGAGTTGGAGGCCCACCCTGTCCGAGACCGCCGCGCGCTGATGGGACCTGTCCCTGACGCTTAATAGACCAGCCGGCGCAGACAGGAGCGAAAGCATTGATACGCCGGGACGGCGACAGCCGCCCTGGACATGATGGCTTGAAGCTTCTGGGACAGGTAACCCCGTCTGGGCTGGTTCGTTTGAACCGGCCTGGATGTGTTGTAACCGGGCGGAATGGCCTTTTTGGCTGTCCTGTCCCAAATGGAGGCGAACCGTGGATCGTTCACAGAAGGAAGCTACGATCGCGGCCCTTAATCTTGAGCTGCAGTCGGCAGCCCTCGTCGTCGTGACTAAGCAGTCCGGCATGACGGTGGCTGAAGTTACCGACCTGCGCCGCAAGATGCGGGCTGCGGGCGCTAGCTACAAAGTGACCAAGAACTCGCTCGCCGTCATCGCCCTCAAGGGCACGCAGTTCGAGAAGACCGAAGGCCTGTTCAAGGGCCCGACTGCCATGGCCTGGTCCAAGGACCCGGTTGCGGCGGCCAAGGTCGCGATCGATTACGCCAAGACCAACGACAAGTTCAAGGTCATTGGCGGCTCCATCGGCGCTGTCACGCTGGACGCTTCGGGTGTCGAAGCCCTGTCCAAGCTGCCGTCGCTGACGGAACTGCGTGCTGGCCTGCTCGGCATGATCCAGACCCCGGCGACCCGTATCGCTGGTGTTCTGCAGGCACCGGGTGGCCAAGTGGCCCGCGTTCTCGCGGCCTACGCCAAGAAGGACGAGGCGGCCTGAGCCGCATCTTACCCAACGTTTATCTAGTTCCCTTAGGAGAGCATCATGTCCAAGCTGGAAAAGCTGGTTGAAGAACTGTCGGCCCTGACCGTCCTGGAAGCCGCCGAACTGTCGAAGCTGCTGGAAGAGAAGTGGGGCGTTTCCGCCGCCGCTCCGGTCGCCGTTGCCGCTGCCCCGGCCGCTGCTGGCGCCGCTGCCCCGGCTGCTGAAGAGCAGACCGAGTTCACCGTCGAGCTGGTTGACGGTGGCGACAAGAAGATCAACGTCATTAAGGAAGTCCGCGCCATCACCGGCCTGGGCCTGAAGGAAGCCAAGGACCTGGTCGAAGGCGCTCCGAAGGTCGTCAAGGAAGGCGTGCCGAAGGACGAAGCGGCTAAGATCAAGAAGCTGCTGGAAGATGCCGGCGCCAAGGTCGCCGTCAAGTAATAGTGGCGATCTTCGCTGCATAAGAAGGCGCTGGACGGTGGCCCCCGGGAACGGGGGTCGCCGCCCGGCGTCGTCTGTCTTTTCTGAACCGGAACGTTCCGCTATCATGGCGGGCTTTTCCGGGACGGGACCATGGCGGTTCCGGAAGGGGTGGGGGTAAACCCTGCTTCGGACGGGAAAAACCAAGGCGGATCCTGGCTTCCACCGGCAGCGGAAGTAGGTGACGCTGATGATAACGACGTGGCTAAGCGCCTATCCGAACCGGATTTGCGCCCGCGTCGATTCGTGTTTTGGGGTGACGGGTTTCGGCCCGATGCCTCGAATTTGGGCATTGACTAGAGCGCGCATTGCACCGGGCGAGTTCACGAGAGGCACTCTATGGCCAAGTCGTTCACGGGACGTAAGCGTATCCGCAAGAGCTTCGGGCGTATCCCCGAGGTGACCCGCATGCCGAACCTGATCGAGGTTCAGCGCAGTTCCTACGACCACTTCCTGCAGATGGACGTGGCGCCGGAAAAGCGGGCGGTCCTCGGTCTCCAGGAAGTCTTCAAGTCGGTATTTCCGATTAGGGACTTCTCCGAGCGCGCCGTGCTGGACTTCGTCCGGTACGAGCTTGAGCAGCCGAAATATGATGTCGAGGAATGCCAGCAGCGCGGTATGACCTTCGCCGCCCCGCTGAAGGTGACGCTGCGTCTCACCGTGTTCGATGTTGATGAGGATACGGGCCTGCGCTCGATCCGCGACATCAAGGAGCAGGACGTCTACATGGGCGATATGCCCCTGATGACGGCCAACGGCACCTTTATCATCAACGGCACCGAGCGCGTGATCGTCAGCCAGATGCACCGCAGCCCCGGTGTGTTCTTCGACCACGACAAGGGCAAGACCCACAGCTCGGGCAAGTACCTGTTCGCCGCCCGCGTCATCCCCTATCGCGGCTCGTGGCTGGATTTCGAGTTCGATGCCAAGGACATTGTCTATGTCCGCATCGACCGCCGCCGCAAGCTGCCGGCTACCACGCTGCTCTATGCGCTGGATGGTTTTGACACGGAAGCCTCCCGCGCTGCTCGCAAGGCGCTGGGCAAGGACCTGCAGCCGTACGAGGCGCAGGGCATGACCAAGGAAGAAATCCTTGGCGCCTTCTACGAGACCGTGACCTACACCCGTTCCGGCGCCGGCTGGAAGACCGCCTTCGAGCCGGAGCGTCTGAAGGGCCAGAAGCTCGCCACCGACCTGATCGACGCCCGCACGGGCGAGATACTGGTCCAGCGCGAAACCAAGATGACCCCGCGCGTCCTGAAGCGCCTGGTCGAGCAGGGCCTGACGGAAGTTTCCGCTCCCATCGAAGAGATCATCGGTCGTTATCTGGCCGTCGATATCATCGATGAGCGCACCGGTGAGGTCCTGTACGAGGCTGGTGACGAAATCAGCAGCGCGTCCTTGGACAAGCTGGAGAAGCAGGGTGTGCAGGAACTGCCCGTCCTGGCCATCGACCATCTGAATGTCGGTCCCTATATCCGCAACACGATGGCTGCCGACCGTAACGCGTCCCGTGAGGATGCGCTGGTTGATATCTACCGCGTCATGCGTCCGGGTGAGCCGCCGACGCTGGAAAGCGCGGAAGCGCTGTTCCAGGGCCTGTTCTTCGACCAGGAACGCTACGACCTGTCGGCCGTGGGCCGCGTGAAGATGAACGCCCGTCTGAATTTCCAGACGGACGATCAGATGCGCGTGCTCCGCAAGGAAGACATCCTGAAGATCCTGAAGATCCTGGTGGAACTGAAGGATGGCCGGGGCGAGATCGACGATATCGACCATCTGGGCAACCGTCGCGTCCGCTCCGTCGGCGAACTGATGGAAAATCAGTACCGCGTCGGTCTGCTGCGCATGGAGCGTGCGATCCGCGAGCGTATGAGCTCGGTCGAGATCGACACGGTCATGCCGCATGACCTGATCAATGCCAAGCCGGCGGCCGCTGCCGTCCGTGAATTCTTCGGCTCCTCGCAGCTGTCGCAGTTCATGGACCAGACGAACCCGCTATCGGAAATCACGCACAAGCGTCGTCTCTCGGCCCTGGGGCCGGGTGGTCTGACGCGTGAGCGCGCGGGCTTCGAAGTCCGCGACGTGCATCCGACCCACTATGGCCGTATCTGCCCGATTGAGACGCCGGAAGGCCCGAACATCGGTCTGATCAACAGCCTCGCGACCTATGCCCGCGTGAACCAGTACGGCTTCATCGAAAGCCCCTACCGCAAGGTGGTGGACCAGAAGGTGACGTCCGAAGTGGTTTACCTGTCGGCCATGGAAGAAGGCCGCTACATGGTGGCCCAGGCCAACGCGCCGTTGCAGGCCGATGGCAAGTTCGCCGAGCTGCTGGTCTCCTGCCGTAAGGGCGGTGAATACCTGCTGGCCCGTCCGGACATGATCGACCTGATCGACGTGTCGCCCAAGCAGGTCGTGTCCGTCGCCGCCGCGCTGATCCCGTTCCTGGAGAACGACGACGCGAACCGCGCGCTGATGGGTTCCAACATGCAGCGTCAGGCCGTGCCGCTGATCAAGGCGGACAGCCCGCTGGTCGGTACCGGCATGGAAGCGACGGTTGCCCGTGACTCGGGCGTGACCATCGTTGCCCGCCGCGCCGGTATTGTCGACCAGGTGGACGCCACCCGTATCGTGGTCCGCGCGACCGAGAATACGGACCCGGCGGCCCCCGGCGTCGATATCTACAACCTGCTGAAGTTCCAGCGTTCCAACCAGAACACCTGTATCAACCAGAAGCCGCTGGTGAAGGTGGGCGACCGGGTGATCAAGGGCGATATCATCGCCGACGGTCCCTCGACCGACCTGGGTGAACTGGCCCTTGGCCGTAACGTGCTCGTCGCGTTCATGCCCTGGAACGGTTACAACTTCGAAGACTCGATCCTGATTTCCGAGCGGATCGTGCGCGATGACGTCTTCACCTCGATCCATATCGAGGAGTTCGAGGTCATGGCCCGCGATACCAAGCTGGGCCAGGAAGAAATCACCCGCGACATTCCCAATGTCGGCGAAGAGGCTCTGAAGAACCTCGACGAAGCCGGCATCGTCTATATTGGCGCCGAAGTCCGTCCGGGCGACATCCTGGTCGGTAAGGTCACGCCGAAGGGCGAAAGCCCGATGACGCCGGAAGAAAAGCTGCTGCGCGCCATCTTCGGTGAAAAGGCCTCTGACGTGCGCGACACGTCCCTGCGCCTGCCGCCGGGTGTCGTCGGTACCGTCGTGGAAGTGCGCGTCTTCTCCCGCCGTGGCGTGGACAAGGACGAGCGCGCCCTGGCGATCGAGCGGGCCGAGATCGAGAAGCTGGCCAAGGACCGCGACGACGAGAAGGGCATTCTGGAACGCTCCTTCTACACCCGTCTGAAGGAACTGCTGATCGGCCAGACCGTCGTGTCGGGTCCGAAGGGCCTGAAGGGTGGCGAGGCGATCACCGCTGAGCTGCTGTCGGGTCTGAGCCGCAATCAGTGGCGCCATATCTCCGTCGCCGATGACGGCGTGATGGAGTTCATCGAGCAGACCGGCAAGGTGTTTGACGACAGCGTCCAGCGCCTGCAGGAGAAGTTCGAGAACAAGGTCGAGAAGCTGCAGCGCGGTGACGAGCTGCCGCCCGGCGTGATGAAGATGGTCAAGGTCTTCGTGGCTGTGAAGCGCAAGCTGCAGCCCGGTGACAAGATGGCCGGTCGTCACGGCAACAAGGGCGTCATCTCGCGCATCACCCCGATCGAAGACATGCCGTACCTGGAAGATGGCCGGAATGTCGACATCGTGCTGAACCCGCTCGGCGTGCCGTCGCGTATGAATGTCGGTCAGATCCTGGAAACTCACCTTGGGTGGGCCGCGGCAGGGTTGGGCCGTCAGATCGGCGAGATGCTGGACAAGATGCGGGCCAAGGCAACCGACGCCGCCATCAAGTCCAAGACCCTGGATGAGCTGCGGGCCCGCCTGCGCCACATCTATGGTGAGGATGTGTGGGGCGCCGACATCTCCGACATGGGCGATGCCGAGCTGATCGAGCTGGCCAACAACCTGCGCCGCGGCATTCCCTTCGCCACGCCCGTCTTTGACGGTGCGCGTGA
Proteins encoded in this region:
- the rplL gene encoding 50S ribosomal protein L7/L12: MSKLEKLVEELSALTVLEAAELSKLLEEKWGVSAAAPVAVAAAPAAAGAAAPAAEEQTEFTVELVDGGDKKINVIKEVRAITGLGLKEAKDLVEGAPKVVKEGVPKDEAAKIKKLLEDAGAKVAVK
- the rpoB gene encoding DNA-directed RNA polymerase subunit beta; the encoded protein is MAKSFTGRKRIRKSFGRIPEVTRMPNLIEVQRSSYDHFLQMDVAPEKRAVLGLQEVFKSVFPIRDFSERAVLDFVRYELEQPKYDVEECQQRGMTFAAPLKVTLRLTVFDVDEDTGLRSIRDIKEQDVYMGDMPLMTANGTFIINGTERVIVSQMHRSPGVFFDHDKGKTHSSGKYLFAARVIPYRGSWLDFEFDAKDIVYVRIDRRRKLPATTLLYALDGFDTEASRAARKALGKDLQPYEAQGMTKEEILGAFYETVTYTRSGAGWKTAFEPERLKGQKLATDLIDARTGEILVQRETKMTPRVLKRLVEQGLTEVSAPIEEIIGRYLAVDIIDERTGEVLYEAGDEISSASLDKLEKQGVQELPVLAIDHLNVGPYIRNTMAADRNASREDALVDIYRVMRPGEPPTLESAEALFQGLFFDQERYDLSAVGRVKMNARLNFQTDDQMRVLRKEDILKILKILVELKDGRGEIDDIDHLGNRRVRSVGELMENQYRVGLLRMERAIRERMSSVEIDTVMPHDLINAKPAAAAVREFFGSSQLSQFMDQTNPLSEITHKRRLSALGPGGLTRERAGFEVRDVHPTHYGRICPIETPEGPNIGLINSLATYARVNQYGFIESPYRKVVDQKVTSEVVYLSAMEEGRYMVAQANAPLQADGKFAELLVSCRKGGEYLLARPDMIDLIDVSPKQVVSVAAALIPFLENDDANRALMGSNMQRQAVPLIKADSPLVGTGMEATVARDSGVTIVARRAGIVDQVDATRIVVRATENTDPAAPGVDIYNLLKFQRSNQNTCINQKPLVKVGDRVIKGDIIADGPSTDLGELALGRNVLVAFMPWNGYNFEDSILISERIVRDDVFTSIHIEEFEVMARDTKLGQEEITRDIPNVGEEALKNLDEAGIVYIGAEVRPGDILVGKVTPKGESPMTPEEKLLRAIFGEKASDVRDTSLRLPPGVVGTVVEVRVFSRRGVDKDERALAIERAEIEKLAKDRDDEKGILERSFYTRLKELLIGQTVVSGPKGLKGGEAITAELLSGLSRNQWRHISVADDGVMEFIEQTGKVFDDSVQRLQEKFENKVEKLQRGDELPPGVMKMVKVFVAVKRKLQPGDKMAGRHGNKGVISRITPIEDMPYLEDGRNVDIVLNPLGVPSRMNVGQILETHLGWAAAGLGRQIGEMLDKMRAKATDAAIKSKTLDELRARLRHIYGEDVWGADISDMGDAELIELANNLRRGIPFATPVFDGAREEDICRMLEDAGIDRSGQMQLIDGRTGEPFDRRVTVGYIYMLKLHHLVDDKIHARSIGPYSLVTQQPLGGKAQFGGQRFGEMEVWALEAYGAAYTLQEMLTVKSDDVSGRTKVYEAIVRGDDNFEAGIPESFNVLVKELRSLGLNVELNERDY